The Apium graveolens cultivar Ventura chromosome 6, ASM990537v1, whole genome shotgun sequence genome contains a region encoding:
- the LOC141665744 gene encoding uncharacterized protein LOC141665744, whose translation MEIDNSPNWMTPFINYLEKGELPEDKGKAQRLKAKALKFFIEEGILYHRTFSSPILKCIGPEEAQYCLMEVHEGICGDHISAKALAHKIIRQGYYWPTILRDAIDFVKKCKECQLFSNVTRMSPVLPSSVLSTIPFAVWGIDIMGTFPRARGDLSTGETPFKLAYGTEVMLPIEVGSPSHRAINFDEIANEEGLRTNIELIDEVRDQVVARMEKYKEKTKEHFSKKSRVKNFQVRDLVLRDTEASDPTMTGKLIPRWEGPYKVKEVLWPGTYKLMNMDESEIPNTWHGLRLRKFYQ comes from the exons ATGGAAATAGACAACAGTCCGAATTGGATGACTCCATTTATTAACTATCTGGAGAAGGGAGAGCTCCCGGAAGATAAAGGGAAGGCTCAAAGGTTAAAAGCCAAAGCTTTAAAATTCTTCATCGAAGAGGGCATACTCTATCACCGGACCTTCTCCTCCCCAATCCTGAAGTGCATAGGCCCAGAAGAGGCACAGTACTGTCTTATGGAAGTTCATGAAGGAATATGCGGGGATCATATATCCGCAAAAGCCCTAGCTCACAAAATCATAAGACAAGGGTACTACTGGCCTACTATCCTCCGGGATGCAATAGACTTTGTGAAAAAGTGCAAGGAATGTCAGTTATTTAGCAATGTCACCCGGATGAGCCCAGTCCTACCCTCCTCAGTCTTGTCAACAATCCCATTTGCCGTATGGGGAATTGATATCATGGGAACCTTCCCCAGGGCcagaggagacctcag cacaggagaaacccccttcAAACTGGCCTATGGAACTGAAGTTatgctaccaattgaagtaggatccccctcccatcgagcaatcaaTTTTGATGAGATAGCGaatgaggaggggctcagaaCAAATATTGAGCTAATTGACGAAGTCCGAGACCAGGTGGTGGCAAGAATGGAAAAGTATAAGGAGAAAACAAaagagcacttcagcaagaagtctcgggtcaaaaactttcaagttaGAGACTTGGTCCTTCGAGACACGGAAGCTTCAGATCCCACCATGACTGGGAAGCTAATTCCAAGATGGGAAGGCCCATACAAAGTCAAGGAAGTTCTATggccaggaacatacaagctcatgAACATGGATGAGTCTGAGATACCAAATAcatggcatggactcaggctcagaaaaTTTTACCAGTAG